Proteins encoded together in one Salvelinus namaycush isolate Seneca chromosome 26, SaNama_1.0, whole genome shotgun sequence window:
- the LOC120021669 gene encoding laminin subunit gamma-3-like produces MQQMKENLTAQVNETLANQLSLEEESAEIMVAFVNLTSSILELSKNMPNPISGTNQSDPSLRSGANQTEGVELSNRTSELAFHVQSKEELASKIREEMEPRIQTAHNNIAAVQDMHKLTVQAQGSKVIALSSVVTGKEVESKAVTLRRELEDMQREWPQRQAQTNAALKRERLLREKVLEDVSKKVNQTKRVLRPALESATLSNATAQQAKHTANALSKEAKATLTQGKHTRTLSAQLSSSVDITLQQLAEQENHTVHAQTQLNAEPVVSLASVKVNIQTAKLQLEAYSLTLTQLVSKIDGSVAMERFERILSETAVRLSVLRGSVESPALNGKIQTLRSAAQDQKSQLTHLEQDLQEIRQERDSLKDIALHLPQTCPQASGIEGH; encoded by the exons ATGCAGCAGATGAAGGAGAATTTGACGGCCCAGGTGAATGAGACTCTAGCCAATCAGCTGTCTCTGGAGGAGGAGTCTGCTGAGATTATGGTTGCCTTTGTTAACCTCACATCCTCCATATTGGAGCTGTCCAAAAATATGCCCAACCCCATATCAGGAACCAACCAATCAGACCCCAGCCTCAGATCGGGTGCCAACCAAACAGAG GGTGTTGAGCTGAGCAACAGGACATCTGAGCTGGCGTTCCATGTCCAGTCTAAAGAAGAACTGGCCAGTAAGATCAGAGAGGAGATGGAGCCTCGAATACAGACCGCCCACAACAACATTGCTGCCGTACAGGACATGCACAAG CTGACAGTTCAAGCCCAGGGGTCAAAGGTCATTGCCCTGTCATCGGTGGTGACAGGGAAGGAAGTGGAGTCAAAGGCCGTTACCCTGCGGAGAGAACTGGAAG ACATGCAGAGAGAGTGGCCTCAAAGGCAGGCCCAGACGAACGCTGCTCTGAAGAGGGAGAGGCTGCTGAGGGAGAAGGTTCTGGAAGACGTCAGTAAGAAGGTGAACCAGACCAAGCGAGTCCTTAGGCCTGCCTTGGAGAGCGCTACCCTCTCCAACGCTACCGCACAACAGGCAAAACACACCGCAAACGCCCTGTCTAAA GAAGCCAAGGCCACCCTAACCCAGGGCAAGCACACAAGGACATTGTCTGCCCAGCTCAGCTCATCTGTAGACATAACCCTGCAGCAGCTGGCTGAGCAGGAGAACCACACTGTTCACGCACAAACCCAGCTAAACGCAGAG CCTGTAGTGTCTCTGGCCAGTGTAAAGGTGAACATCCAGACAGCTAAGCTTCAGCTTGAGGCCTACTCCCTCACACTCACCCAGCTCGTCAGTAAAATAG ATGGGAGTGTGGCGATGGAACGGTTTGAACGTATACTGAGTGAGACGGCGGTGCGGTTGAGTGTTCTGCGTGGCAGCGTGGAGAGCCCGGCCCTGAACGGGAAGATCCAGACCCTACGATCAGCCGCCCAGGACCAGAAGAGCCAGCTGACCCACCTTGAACAGGACCTTCAGGAgatcagacaggagagagacagtctGAAGGACATTGCCCTGCACCTGCCCCAGACCTGCCCTCAGGCCTCGGGGATAGAGGGACACTAG